The following coding sequences are from one Paenibacillus tundrae window:
- a CDS encoding NAD(P)/FAD-dependent oxidoreductase — MYDVIVIGGGSAGLMASVAAAEHGASVLLLDKGDQLGRKLGISGGGRCNVTNAKETDELIGHIPGNGRFLYSSFQNLDNQGIMRFFENLGIALKEEDNGRMFPVTDKAKTVVDALVGKIVSLGVKIRTKEPVKELIHNGQQVQGVKLASGETVPGRSVVIATGGKSVPQTGSTGDGYPWAESAGHTITELYPTEVPIVSGESWIQSKELQGLSLRDVGLSVLDAKGKSVISHRGDMIFTHFGVSGPIALRCSQFIRKVQMKSGNPQVMMSIDLFPDLSPGALENKVQQVLEQESRKAVKNILKTWVPERMIPLLMRRAEISDDLTYHHFPKGTLSTLCGLMKSFTFRVDGTRSLKEAFVTGGGVHLKEIYPKTMESKLLPGLFFCGEVLDIHGYTGGYNITAAFSTGYTAGMHAAEYKHARA; from the coding sequence ATGTATGATGTAATCGTAATCGGTGGCGGGTCTGCTGGTCTGATGGCCTCCGTTGCCGCTGCTGAGCATGGAGCTTCTGTGCTTCTGCTGGATAAAGGCGACCAACTGGGGCGCAAGCTGGGTATCTCTGGTGGGGGTCGCTGTAATGTGACCAACGCGAAGGAAACAGATGAATTGATCGGGCATATTCCCGGCAATGGGCGCTTTTTATATAGTTCTTTTCAAAATTTGGACAATCAGGGCATTATGCGCTTTTTTGAGAATCTTGGAATTGCCCTCAAAGAAGAGGATAATGGAAGAATGTTTCCTGTAACAGACAAAGCCAAAACGGTCGTTGATGCCTTAGTAGGGAAAATCGTCTCCCTCGGTGTAAAAATTCGTACCAAAGAACCCGTGAAAGAACTTATTCATAATGGTCAACAGGTTCAGGGTGTAAAGCTAGCTTCTGGGGAGACTGTGCCTGGACGCTCTGTCGTTATCGCCACTGGAGGGAAGTCTGTACCTCAAACTGGATCAACCGGTGATGGTTATCCATGGGCTGAATCTGCTGGGCATACGATCACCGAGCTATATCCAACAGAAGTGCCCATCGTCTCTGGTGAGAGCTGGATTCAATCCAAAGAGTTACAGGGATTATCACTACGAGACGTAGGACTTTCCGTTCTCGATGCCAAAGGGAAGTCTGTCATTTCCCATCGAGGGGATATGATTTTCACCCATTTTGGTGTATCCGGCCCTATTGCACTTCGTTGCAGTCAGTTCATTCGTAAAGTTCAGATGAAATCGGGGAATCCGCAAGTCATGATGAGCATTGATCTATTCCCAGATTTATCTCCTGGTGCTTTGGAAAATAAGGTTCAGCAGGTACTGGAACAAGAATCCCGCAAAGCCGTCAAAAACATCTTGAAAACATGGGTTCCTGAACGCATGATCCCTTTACTGATGAGACGTGCTGAGATCAGCGACGACCTCACCTATCACCATTTTCCTAAAGGTACACTTAGTACACTATGCGGGTTAATGAAATCTTTTACCTTCCGTGTAGACGGAACTCGCTCGCTCAAAGAGGCCTTTGTGACGGGCGGCGGAGTCCACTTAAAGGAGATATACCCTAAAACGATGGAATCCAAGCTACTGCCTGGACTATTCTTTTGCGGTGAGGTTCTGGACATTCATGGTTACACCGGCGGTTATAATATCACGGCTGCCTTCTCTACAGGCTACACGGCTGGTATGCATGCGGCTGAATACAAACACGCTCGTGCCTAA
- a CDS encoding two-component system sensor histidine kinase NtrB, with protein sequence MVALKDILLQMLLAGAAVFLIPLFHLGLIKQTMTKLERTGMMQIGLAITSALSMLLCLLFALHANIGNIPISLSIVPLTLAILYCKPAIGLTLSILHLLYYCLFAHSYNLYGFLVQTGILLYPIVWLSAGRFKHYTRTRKMTMVISITATGLVVASVLCILLIDSNSSLPLFPSILITLGYTLGAIMVAACSVLWIEHMKHYRGLEHHLSEVHHQYISETEQLHQILNAVPLSIATVDKQGNVKFVNDTMEQTAKEQLPCTTTPDLIGHPASQFVEQAQADKMERSIHKALVHGEVDGLTVRYGSHVFQSRTVPIYAFSTDQSREVTGAMLIIQDITELEMLRSELDNVDRLSLVGQMAASITHEVRNPMAVVRGFLQLMQEKSPDTLDHYYRIVLEELDRANSIINDFLSLAQDRIAEKEEYQLHDIIHELSPLLWADANLRGQSIELMLAHNVPKLHLNSKEIKQVVLNLARNGMEAMCEKGVLTLETRVVDDKVELCVRDTGLGIPQAAQEKLFEPFYTTKAKGTGLGLSMCLSIVERHNGTITVESEEGKGTTFKVAFER encoded by the coding sequence GTGGTTGCTTTGAAAGACATTCTTTTACAAATGCTGCTGGCAGGTGCAGCAGTATTCCTAATTCCCTTATTTCATCTTGGGCTCATCAAGCAAACGATGACCAAGCTCGAACGTACCGGAATGATGCAGATCGGTCTTGCAATTACCAGCGCGTTAAGCATGCTGCTCTGTTTGCTCTTTGCTCTACATGCCAATATTGGAAATATTCCAATCTCCTTAAGTATTGTACCTCTTACACTTGCCATATTATACTGCAAACCCGCAATTGGCTTGACGTTATCCATTCTTCATTTATTATACTACTGCCTCTTTGCGCATTCCTATAATCTGTACGGATTTCTAGTTCAAACAGGTATTCTTCTCTATCCTATTGTATGGTTGTCAGCAGGACGATTCAAGCATTATACACGTACTCGCAAAATGACGATGGTCATCTCCATAACGGCAACAGGGCTAGTTGTAGCCAGTGTACTGTGCATTCTGCTGATAGACAGCAATTCTTCGTTACCCCTTTTTCCAAGTATATTGATTACACTAGGTTATACGCTAGGCGCCATTATGGTAGCAGCCTGCAGCGTCCTTTGGATTGAACATATGAAGCATTACCGTGGTCTCGAACATCACTTATCAGAAGTCCATCATCAGTACATATCGGAAACGGAACAACTTCATCAGATTCTCAACGCTGTGCCCTTATCCATTGCTACTGTAGATAAACAAGGAAATGTGAAATTCGTCAACGATACGATGGAACAGACCGCGAAGGAACAGCTCCCGTGTACCACAACGCCAGACCTAATCGGCCACCCAGCCAGTCAATTTGTAGAACAAGCTCAGGCTGACAAAATGGAGAGAAGCATTCACAAAGCCCTTGTTCATGGTGAAGTCGATGGATTAACAGTACGTTACGGTTCCCATGTATTTCAATCAAGAACGGTACCCATTTACGCATTTTCGACCGACCAGTCTAGAGAGGTCACTGGAGCAATGCTAATTATTCAGGATATTACTGAACTAGAGATGCTGCGAAGTGAGCTGGACAATGTAGACCGTTTGAGTTTAGTGGGACAGATGGCGGCGAGCATTACGCACGAAGTTCGGAATCCAATGGCGGTTGTACGTGGCTTCCTTCAATTAATGCAGGAGAAGAGTCCTGATACGCTGGATCACTATTATCGCATTGTGCTGGAGGAGCTGGATCGGGCGAACAGCATTATTAATGACTTTCTGTCGCTTGCTCAAGATCGTATTGCCGAGAAAGAGGAATATCAGCTACATGATATCATCCATGAACTCAGTCCGTTATTGTGGGCGGATGCGAATCTGAGAGGTCAGAGCATCGAGCTTATGTTAGCGCATAATGTACCGAAGTTACATTTGAATTCCAAAGAAATTAAGCAGGTTGTGCTTAATCTGGCTCGCAATGGGATGGAAGCGATGTGTGAGAAGGGGGTATTAACCCTAGAAACCCGTGTTGTGGATGATAAGGTAGAGCTTTGTGTACGGGATACGGGCTTAGGCATACCACAAGCAGCTCAGGAAAAGCTATTTGAACCGTTCTACACGACAAAAGCAAAAGGCACGGGGCTAGGGTTATCGATGTGTTTGAGTATTGTTGAACGGCATAATGGAACGATTACTGTTGAATCGGAAGAAGGCAAAGGAACGACCTTTAAAGTTGCATTTGAACGATAA
- a CDS encoding BrxA/BrxB family bacilliredoxin — MSMSFDQYMKDMVQPMRDELTRLGIQELRTPEEVEASLPDAKGTALVVINSVCGCAAGQCRPGVAQALQNDLTPDHLYTVFAGQDKEATAKAREFFAPYPPSSPSIALMKDGELVHFIERHQVEDRSAEEIAAELTSVFDRYCR, encoded by the coding sequence ATGTCTATGTCATTTGATCAATACATGAAAGATATGGTTCAACCGATGCGGGATGAACTGACTCGCCTGGGTATTCAAGAATTGCGTACACCGGAGGAAGTCGAAGCAAGTCTGCCAGATGCCAAAGGTACAGCACTGGTCGTAATCAACTCGGTATGTGGATGTGCTGCAGGTCAGTGCCGTCCAGGAGTTGCTCAAGCATTGCAAAATGATCTTACACCAGATCACTTGTATACTGTATTTGCTGGACAAGATAAAGAAGCTACAGCGAAAGCTCGTGAGTTTTTTGCACCATATCCACCGTCCTCCCCATCCATCGCACTGATGAAAGACGGAGAACTCGTTCACTTCATCGAGCGTCACCAAGTTGAAGATCGTTCCGCGGAGGAAATTGCTGCTGAGCTTACCAGCGTGTTTGATCGTTACTGCCGTTAA
- the nadE gene encoding ammonia-dependent NAD(+) synthetase, which yields MSLQQQIIAELKVKPSINLEEEVRTRVDFLKTYVKNSGTKGLLIAISGGIDSAVAAALCKKATDELTAENNQEYKTLGVFQPYGEQQDIADSYAVAKAFDLKHVVETNIEDAVNEIALEVEQGFKSMGSPRHMTHQGKGNVKARTRMVMQYALAFEESLLVVGTDHASEAITGFYTKWGDGAVDITPLSTLNKRQVRQLAAHLGVPQEILDKAPSAGLWEGQTDETELGISYEANSDYLEGKQIDPAAQEKLEAFYTRTHHKRNAIPGI from the coding sequence ATGAGTTTGCAACAACAGATCATCGCTGAATTGAAGGTTAAACCAAGTATTAATCTGGAAGAGGAAGTACGCACACGTGTGGATTTCCTGAAAACGTATGTGAAAAATTCCGGCACCAAAGGATTGTTAATTGCAATTAGTGGCGGTATTGATAGTGCTGTAGCGGCAGCGCTTTGCAAAAAAGCAACGGACGAGCTGACAGCGGAGAATAATCAAGAGTACAAAACGCTCGGCGTATTCCAGCCTTATGGCGAACAACAGGATATCGCTGACAGCTACGCGGTAGCCAAAGCGTTTGACCTGAAACATGTGGTGGAAACCAATATCGAGGATGCGGTTAACGAGATCGCACTTGAGGTAGAGCAAGGCTTCAAATCCATGGGCAGCCCACGTCATATGACGCACCAAGGCAAAGGCAACGTAAAAGCAAGAACACGTATGGTCATGCAATATGCGCTTGCTTTTGAAGAGAGCTTACTTGTAGTGGGTACAGACCATGCTTCGGAAGCTATCACAGGCTTCTATACTAAATGGGGCGATGGCGCGGTGGATATTACGCCACTTAGCACCTTGAACAAACGCCAAGTACGTCAACTCGCTGCGCATCTGGGTGTTCCACAAGAGATTCTGGACAAGGCACCATCCGCAGGACTATGGGAAGGCCAGACCGATGAGACGGAGCTGGGCATCTCTTATGAAGCGAACAGTGATTACCTGGAAGGCAAGCAGATTGATCCTGCTGCACAGGAGAAGCTTGAGGCGTTCTATACACGCACACATCACAAACGTAATGCCATCCCTGGCATCTAA
- a CDS encoding alpha/beta hydrolase family protein, which translates to MSTAFELPTGDSSVIRGDTFLARQSAQGIIIVVHGYKGFKDWGMFPYAASQLSENYHVLTFNFSHNGIGEDLQQFTELEKFAVNTYSQELSDLATVLEYVSKQPELGNMPIYLVGHSRGAGVSLVYALDHPEQIAGVCSWNGVTNLDLFTAEQKEEMRTHGRSYVTNGRTGQQMPLDVSILDDLDQHKSRYDIIERLTQSTLPVALIQGTEDSARLREGSSTLVQARHDIPWLQIPGGTHTFNTVHPFQETTPQLEQAISETLRQIDEWSHSK; encoded by the coding sequence ATGTCTACAGCGTTTGAACTACCGACAGGCGACAGTTCCGTTATTCGCGGGGATACGTTTCTTGCCCGTCAATCGGCTCAAGGTATCATCATTGTCGTCCATGGATATAAAGGCTTCAAAGACTGGGGCATGTTCCCTTATGCTGCTTCCCAATTAAGTGAAAACTATCATGTCCTTACCTTTAATTTCTCTCATAATGGTATAGGGGAAGATTTGCAGCAATTTACCGAGCTTGAGAAGTTCGCCGTAAACACATATAGCCAGGAACTCAGTGATCTAGCTACCGTACTGGAATATGTCTCTAAGCAGCCTGAGCTTGGCAATATGCCTATATATCTGGTTGGACATAGCCGCGGTGCTGGGGTGAGTCTTGTCTACGCGTTAGATCACCCTGAACAGATCGCAGGTGTATGCTCATGGAACGGCGTAACCAACCTAGACCTATTCACTGCTGAGCAAAAAGAAGAAATGCGTACTCACGGCCGTAGCTACGTTACGAATGGAAGAACCGGACAACAGATGCCTCTGGACGTGTCTATTCTGGATGACCTCGACCAACACAAGTCAAGGTATGACATCATTGAACGTCTGACCCAATCCACACTCCCCGTCGCGCTCATTCAAGGGACAGAAGACAGTGCACGCCTTCGTGAAGGCTCATCCACGTTGGTACAAGCCCGTCACGATATTCCGTGGCTCCAGATTCCGGGAGGCACCCATACCTTCAACACCGTACATCCATTCCAAGAAACAACGCCGCAACTTGAACAAGCGATATCCGAAACTCTTCGGCAGATCGATGAATGGAGTCATTCGAAGTAA
- the acpS gene encoding holo-ACP synthase: MIVGIGNDVLEIARMHKLMSGRHAESFMERILTPAEREIANQRGKRLIEFVSGRFAAKEAISKAFGCGIGGTMSFTDIEVLPDSKGKPVATLSAQAWERLGLPAEDRYMIHLSITHQTELAAAFAVVERMD; encoded by the coding sequence ATGATCGTTGGAATCGGAAATGATGTGCTGGAAATTGCACGGATGCATAAGCTAATGTCTGGGCGACATGCCGAGTCATTCATGGAGAGAATTCTGACCCCGGCGGAACGGGAAATTGCGAATCAGCGGGGAAAACGGTTGATTGAATTTGTGTCAGGACGATTCGCTGCCAAAGAGGCAATATCCAAAGCATTCGGTTGTGGTATTGGCGGTACGATGAGCTTTACCGATATTGAAGTGCTGCCTGATAGCAAAGGAAAGCCGGTAGCAACTTTATCTGCTCAGGCTTGGGAGCGCCTTGGTCTGCCCGCCGAGGATCGATATATGATTCATCTGAGCATCACGCATCAGACAGAGCTTGCGGCGGCATTTGCCGTGGTGGAGCGTATGGATTAA
- the mutY gene encoding A/G-specific adenine glycosylase translates to MGLIEQKQHFSVNLLDWYMINRRDLPWRRHNNPYFTWVSEIMLQQTRVDTVIPYFNRFIGNFPTVQALAEAPEEDVLKNWEGLGYYSRARNLQAAARQVMELHGGEIPQNKQAVFALKGVGPYTAGAILSIAFNQPQPAVDGNVMRVLSRYFLIDEDIMKGSTRVLMEELAGELIPEGRARDFNQALMELGALVCTPKAPHCLTCPVMEQCSGRIAGRELTLPVKTKAKPPRPEQRLVAIVEGRGAHRGRVLVRQRPESGLLARMWELPHVLAEPPAKAGKKAAPLADEPAMALLAGSLWAEGFAARPEGLATHAEHVFSHIVWQLQVYKCTEQSQSSELPLIAAEARAAYDAQAAAKDTVATDPDGQSASTFTSTSSTTSDQAERRMLPDDVEVQDNASQTYIGKGDQLTYRWIGPEDMDKMAFPNIFLKLLSSYFAGVYDDSNE, encoded by the coding sequence ATGGGTTTAATTGAACAAAAGCAACATTTCAGTGTAAATCTGCTGGACTGGTATATGATCAATAGACGGGATTTACCTTGGCGTCGCCACAACAATCCTTATTTTACGTGGGTATCCGAAATTATGCTTCAGCAGACACGGGTGGATACTGTGATTCCATATTTCAATCGGTTTATTGGCAATTTTCCGACAGTACAAGCCTTGGCTGAAGCACCCGAAGAAGATGTCCTTAAGAACTGGGAGGGTCTGGGCTATTATTCTCGTGCACGTAACTTACAGGCGGCGGCTAGGCAAGTTATGGAGCTGCACGGGGGAGAAATTCCTCAAAATAAACAGGCTGTGTTTGCGTTAAAAGGGGTTGGCCCCTACACGGCTGGGGCCATTCTTAGCATTGCCTTCAACCAACCGCAGCCTGCGGTGGATGGCAATGTTATGCGGGTACTGTCCCGATACTTCCTCATTGATGAGGACATTATGAAGGGCAGCACCCGTGTTCTTATGGAAGAGCTCGCAGGAGAGCTCATTCCAGAAGGGCGAGCGCGTGATTTCAACCAGGCGCTCATGGAGCTTGGCGCGCTGGTGTGTACACCCAAAGCGCCGCATTGCCTAACTTGCCCAGTGATGGAGCAATGTTCAGGCCGTATCGCCGGCAGGGAGCTTACGCTGCCGGTCAAAACCAAGGCGAAGCCGCCGCGCCCTGAGCAGCGGCTGGTCGCCATTGTGGAAGGCCGCGGCGCACATCGCGGCCGTGTGCTTGTGCGTCAGCGCCCGGAGAGCGGCCTATTGGCCCGGATGTGGGAGCTGCCGCATGTACTAGCGGAGCCGCCTGCCAAAGCTGGCAAGAAGGCGGCGCCGCTGGCGGATGAGCCGGCGATGGCGCTGCTCGCCGGCAGTCTGTGGGCGGAGGGCTTCGCTGCCCGCCCAGAAGGGCTGGCTACTCATGCGGAGCATGTGTTCAGCCATATCGTTTGGCAACTGCAGGTGTACAAGTGCACCGAGCAGAGCCAGAGCAGTGAGCTTCCGCTGATTGCGGCGGAAGCGAGAGCCGCCTACGATGCACAGGCGGCAGCCAAGGATACCGTTGCTACAGATCCTGATGGGCAATCGGCATCCACATTTACATCCACATCCTCAACAACATCAGATCAGGCAGAACGAAGAATGCTACCAGATGATGTAGAGGTTCAAGACAATGCTTCTCAGACCTATATTGGTAAAGGCGATCAGCTAACATATCGCTGGATAGGGCCTGAAGATATGGACAAGATGGCATTCCCGAATATCTTCTTGAAGCTGCTTAGCAGTTATTTTGCTGGCGTGTATGATGATAGTAACGAGTAA
- a CDS encoding transposase: MGEQRQRYNEEFKKQTVKFIQEQTKTLGDLAEELNIPKSTLHQWMGKYRELKHEPVASVDRVKELEAELKEMRRLLQEKEHTLADTQEELAIVKKAVHIFSKPKS; encoded by the coding sequence ATGGGAGAACAGCGGCAACGATACAATGAAGAATTTAAGAAACAAACGGTAAAATTTATCCAAGAACAGACCAAGACACTCGGAGACTTGGCAGAAGAACTCAACATTCCAAAAAGTACATTACACCAGTGGATGGGCAAGTATCGCGAACTTAAACATGAGCCCGTAGCTAGCGTAGATCGAGTGAAAGAACTGGAAGCAGAGCTTAAAGAAATGCGCCGGTTACTTCAAGAGAAAGAGCATACGCTTGCGGACACGCAAGAGGAACTGGCTATTGTAAAAAAAGCAGTGCACATCTTCAGCAAACCAAAGAGCTAA
- a CDS encoding IS3 family transposase, producing the protein MENHRSLFSLEKMCTLLHVSRSGYYKWRMDRTSKQQHRRTEIMKRIRFHFYDHQKRCGSPKITYALHLEGYRISSRTVSIYMRQMNLRSVHTPRYRVQTTDSNHHHPIAPNTLNQQFQTSKPNTVWVTDITYIPCRGGRLYLASVLDLCTREIVGWRLYNHMETSLVLGALNDAYRAKRPAPGLLHHSDRGSQYTSKEYVEQLKSYGMELSMSRRGNCYDNACIESWHSILKKELIHCNPRFKNPEEAYNTIYQYIEFYYNRKRMHGALGYLSPARFAKKFTDKSVA; encoded by the coding sequence CTGGAAAACCATCGCTCCCTGTTTTCTTTGGAGAAGATGTGCACTCTGTTACACGTGTCACGGAGCGGATATTACAAGTGGCGGATGGATCGAACAAGTAAACAGCAGCACCGGAGAACTGAGATCATGAAGCGTATTCGATTTCATTTCTACGACCACCAGAAGCGGTGTGGAAGTCCGAAAATTACGTATGCGCTCCATCTGGAAGGATACAGAATCTCTTCCCGTACCGTCAGTATATACATGCGTCAAATGAATCTTCGTTCCGTGCACACTCCTCGGTATCGTGTCCAAACGACGGATTCTAACCATCATCATCCCATTGCACCAAATACGCTGAACCAGCAATTTCAAACGTCCAAACCGAACACCGTATGGGTCACCGATATCACCTACATTCCCTGCCGAGGAGGCCGGTTATATCTCGCCAGTGTTCTGGATTTATGTACGCGTGAAATTGTAGGCTGGCGTCTGTACAACCATATGGAAACGAGTCTGGTGCTAGGTGCATTGAATGATGCTTACCGGGCCAAACGCCCCGCTCCAGGACTGCTACATCACTCGGATCGTGGCTCGCAGTACACGTCAAAAGAATACGTGGAGCAACTGAAATCGTATGGTATGGAGCTCAGTATGAGCCGCCGAGGAAACTGTTACGATAACGCATGTATCGAGTCTTGGCACAGTATTTTGAAGAAAGAACTCATTCACTGTAACCCTCGTTTTAAGAATCCAGAAGAGGCTTATAACACCATTTACCAGTACATTGAGTTCTATTACAACCGCAAGCGAATGCATGGTGCGCTAGGTTATCTTTCCCCTGCTCGTTTTGCGAAGAAATTTACGGACAAATCCGTCGCGTAA
- a CDS encoding superoxide dismutase: MAFQLPALPYANDALEPHIDAQTMEIHHDRHHNTYVTNLNAALESAPELQEKSLEDLIANLDSVPESIRTAVRNNGGGHANHSLFWEIIGPNGGGAPTGDIAAAIDSELGGFDKFKEDFAKAATTRFGSGWAWLVVGKDGKLSITSTPNQDSPLFEGLTPVLGLDVWEHAYYLKYQNKRPDYIGAFWNVINWDEVNKRYAAAK, from the coding sequence ATGGCTTTTCAACTACCGGCACTTCCTTACGCTAACGACGCACTGGAACCACATATCGATGCACAAACGATGGAAATCCACCACGATCGCCATCACAATACTTACGTAACTAACTTGAACGCAGCTCTGGAAAGCGCTCCTGAACTGCAAGAAAAAAGCTTGGAAGATCTGATTGCTAACCTGGATAGCGTACCTGAAAGCATCCGCACAGCGGTTCGCAACAATGGTGGTGGACATGCTAACCATAGCTTGTTCTGGGAAATCATCGGACCTAACGGCGGCGGCGCTCCAACTGGCGACATCGCAGCTGCAATCGACAGCGAACTGGGTGGCTTTGACAAATTCAAAGAAGATTTTGCTAAAGCAGCTACAACTCGTTTCGGTTCCGGTTGGGCTTGGCTCGTTGTAGGCAAAGATGGCAAATTGTCCATCACTAGCACGCCTAACCAAGACAGCCCACTCTTCGAAGGTCTGACTCCAGTATTGGGTCTGGACGTATGGGAGCACGCTTACTACCTGAAATACCAAAACAAACGCCCTGACTACATTGGCGCTTTCTGGAATGTAATCAACTGGGATGAAGTAAACAAACGTTACGCTGCTGCGAAATAA
- a CDS encoding GNAT family N-acetyltransferase has protein sequence MHVRSFQLSDASQMTELLQVALSEECYENTMGPFARQLSWDSDLIMVAEEEGDLVGALIGTIDQNQGCIYRIAVHPDYRRRGVGKKLVEAMEQRFQQRKVSQIWVAGDEHNKVAMPLYEAMGYGANQILSAFQKLSILSKA, from the coding sequence ATGCACGTTCGTTCCTTTCAGTTGAGTGATGCAAGCCAAATGACGGAGCTTCTCCAGGTTGCGCTATCGGAAGAGTGTTATGAGAACACGATGGGCCCGTTTGCCCGTCAATTGTCATGGGATTCTGATCTGATCATGGTTGCAGAAGAAGAGGGAGACCTCGTCGGAGCCTTGATCGGTACGATTGATCAAAACCAGGGATGCATCTACCGTATTGCGGTTCATCCGGACTATCGTCGCCGCGGAGTCGGCAAAAAACTTGTCGAAGCTATGGAACAACGGTTCCAGCAGCGTAAAGTCAGCCAAATATGGGTTGCGGGAGATGAGCACAACAAAGTAGCTATGCCTCTTTATGAAGCAATGGGTTACGGTGCAAATCAGATTTTGAGCGCTTTCCAGAAACTGAGTATTTTGTCCAAAGCGTAA
- the lepB gene encoding signal peptidase I, whose protein sequence is MNSDNPSTKQVSSEERTELATANHSGTSWAAELWDWAKTIIIAFVVMMLLNLFVFNLSMVKGQSMQPTLVERDRLFVNKIVYDFGSPSRFDVIVLRDPSEGQEKKDFLVKRIVGLPGDTVEVREHHLYVNGERQTETYTDIEVQDPDFGPITLEADHYFVMGDNRHEGKSKDSRVFGSITSGEIVGKAEFIFWPFSEMKKL, encoded by the coding sequence TTGAATTCTGACAACCCTTCCACGAAGCAGGTGTCTTCCGAAGAGCGAACTGAACTGGCAACAGCGAATCATTCCGGTACCTCATGGGCAGCAGAGCTATGGGACTGGGCCAAAACAATCATTATCGCTTTTGTCGTTATGATGTTGTTGAATTTATTTGTATTTAACCTATCGATGGTTAAAGGGCAGTCCATGCAGCCTACGTTGGTCGAGCGTGACCGTTTGTTTGTGAATAAAATTGTATATGATTTTGGTTCACCTTCTCGCTTTGATGTCATTGTTTTGCGTGATCCAAGTGAGGGTCAGGAAAAGAAAGATTTTCTCGTGAAACGGATCGTAGGGCTTCCCGGGGATACGGTTGAAGTGCGTGAACACCACCTGTATGTGAATGGTGAGCGGCAGACGGAGACGTATACGGATATCGAGGTACAAGATCCCGATTTTGGCCCGATTACGCTGGAGGCGGATCATTATTTTGTCATGGGAGATAACCGTCATGAGGGCAAAAGTAAAGATAGCCGTGTATTCGGAAGCATCACTTCTGGCGAGATTGTAGGTAAGGCTGAATTCATCTTCTGGCCATTTTCCGAAATGAAGAAGCTGTAA